The DNA sequence agtcttacacatataaaaccttagacaccacttttacaccaaaaccttaaggcaatgttgttatgggtctttattcttatatagtgtttaactttgtctattatatccaatgtgagactttttgactcacacttggactattcccaacactTTTGCACCCAACCCAACTAACATAAATACTTATCAAGCTTTCATGTGTTAATGCAAGTTATGACCGATAGAAAATCTGAAGTTACATACCGTTATTTCAATTGGTCGATCTCCTAAAACTATTTGTGCACCAACTTCTTCGGAAACCTTTCGGGCTGCACGAAACTACATTATagatattacatttattaaaagaCTTTCTACTTCCATGTACTAGAAATCTATAGTACTTTGAAACTACCTCATCACCGAAAGGGCGATTAATATCCGAAGAAATCTTTGATGAAAAGGCAGCCAAAAGTAATCGCAACGCTAATGCAGTTTGACCACCTGATATTTAGATAAACagtaaataagtttttttttatagatattatAAGAGATAAAAATTGTGAAGTTACCTAGGTTTATGCTACGACCAACAGCTCCAAAAAAACCGGTGCCACTCAAGGAAAACATGTTAGAACGCAATTGTTTCCTAGGCTCTTCATCGTCAGAAACATACATGATCCCAGCTCTGGAAATGAGATCTGTAACAATTGAAGTTAAGATGTGGAATAAACAATGTGGATAGTAtaagttgaaaaagaaaacccTGTACATTCGATTTTGGAAAAAGATAAGAaagggaaaaggaaaaatatgagatacaatattatatttgtcaaGTTAAGTTTTACATCAGTACAGTTCCAGTAATAACCAATATAGTGTATACTCATGGTATCTCTGAGAAATTATTTGCAAATTCATTTGTGAccttttattattcattttcattCCATCTTCTCTTTGCACTTGCAATTTTGTCATTCTTTTCTAGTACATGTAATGTTGTCACGTTTCACGTTTTCTTCCGGTTGTAGTATACATTTTCCACTCATGTTTTTGTCTTTCTTACTTCACATCCGATTCATCGATCACAATATTAGATTCTCACTCCCCAACTACTTTGAGAGGATTTATACTTCATTCATAGTTCACTCTTCATTTCTTACAAATTGATCTTTGCTTCATATGTTGTCAATCTTTTACGGATACTCTCATTATTAactcttaattttcttaaatttcccTACACCATGTTTCAAGATCTAAGCcatttttgtgtgttattatTATAGAGAGTTTGATTCTCATAAATATGAACATATGTAGATACTAATTTTTCAACATAATTTCTCCATCCATGGAGAATTTAAAaaacatgatattttttaaaatctttattaaTTGTGTTGTGATCTTTCAACTTTCGAACAgttaacattttcttttaaaataatgaatttgaacataacaattaaaagttgttacagtgtttaaattaattacatgtTATAAGATAACCAACACGCCACTAtgttattaacttaaaaaaactaCACACAAAACAAGACTATGATTAATTCGCCACTAGAAACGGTTCCCGGAGCTGTGGAACTACAGGCCCACAGAGTCACGCATACACCATTCCCCATCAAGAGATGCCTTAATTGTTGAGACACGATGAATGATTTCCATGAAAGATAATGAAGCAGGAATATGATAACAGCAGTGGTTGTAGTTACCTGCTTCTGCAGAGCTCTACAACAACATTATCAGGCCTCAAAGCGCGCACCACGCGTTGTACCTCCATAGCCGAATCCTTGGAAACATGGGAAGTTCCTATCAGCCAAATGAATTCAGGTTCCACGAATTCGGTCCTCCAAGAAGGGACTGGGCCAAACCTCTTCTTCTGGACCAAGACCAAGCTCCCATTGTCGGCTAAGTCCAGCAACTCGGGGTGAGATTCGGCTATGGCGGCTCTGGACTCCTCCGAAATCTCTCGCCTGTAATCAAAATCTGGGGGTGGGGGTTTCACGGAAACCTTGAAGGGTTTCAGAGGTGTTGTTGAGAGGGAAAATGGGTTGCTCCTGAAAACTGGGAAGATTGACTTCATCGCAGTTGAGGAGTGGAGTTCGTGGAAGAGAAGCAATTTCCAAGTGATGACGATAAGAGCAGCTTGTGGAGGTGAATTTCGATGAAGGCTATTGATATGTATTCCCCATTTtgcttcttaatttttttttttttactttaatttatgaaatataaaattttattatttttgttttagttgaacaaaatttgatataaattcATACACACATCATTAGAACaacatatatgatatataaCAACTTTATGttatatactttttatgttacttgtcatttaaaaataaacttcaatattaaggattaaaatgatgaaataaatacattatacagataatttaattatttattatcaaactatttttattatattttaaataagttagaACATTTATAAACAAGAATTTtaacaaatacataatttataatttattaatttattccgaattataaattaattaaaaattgtaaaattagttaaatttactTTATGGTTGATTTCATCAAATAAAGAGttgtagtttttaaattatactatattgtaattataatatactatgcaaagatttaaatataatttgaagtAATAACATTAAACAAGATTGATATGATAAGATCCACTCTCTGTCTTAAAAGTTTTGGGTCTAGTTTATTAGAGGGACAAAGGTCAATCCACTTGTTTTTTCAGGACCCCTCTCAACTGTCCACATACTTCCGATTTTGTGTCATCCACCCAAACAGTTTACTTACCTTTCTCCTCTTCTGAGACATGAGTTCAGCTAGGACTTaagtttcttcttcctctgaACTTACTGAACGTTCTTCTTCCTCCGAGGAAGTAGAGCTCTAAATATCTATCCTTTCGTTTCTTTTCTGTTTGGTTGCTCTGGTGCCACGTGAGTCTCAATTATGGTCTCATTTTCGTCTCCCTTGGTTCTGTTTTTCAGCTCCTTAAGTTGTTCCTGGTCATGGTGCTCCTTCCGCTACGAGATTCTTTCTCTTTAAGTTGTCTTTCAGTCAAGAGCTAAGGGAAGCTAGAATTCAAAAGCTTTTACATTGGTGTTTTTGCTGATTTTTGCTTGATATTGGGTGTTGATTTATACTAAACTGATGATAGCATGGAATGAAATCAATTGCATGTTTGTTTTCCATTGGTTTTTGGGCTTTGCATGTGTTAGTGCAGGTGGGAATCTGTtgttctcgcctaagcgagggattttttttccaaacgagaagttttcgcctaagcgagaatagtAGAAACTCGTCCCTGCTCTCCGCCTCGAGTTGTCGCCTAAGGGAAGgcctttcgcctgagcgagagtaatctcgcctgagtgagatgAGTTAGCTTAAGCGAAAACTCGTGGTGCTCTCTGTTTGCAATCTCCCCTAGACGAGAGTTTCTGACTTGAGCGAGAGACTCTTGTCGTTTGAGCGAGAGAATCTTGTCGCTTGAGTGAAATACTcttgtcgcttgagcgagggctctttagcttaagcgagattgacaacaaaataatttcaattacttGGTTGCTTCCATGATTTTGAGTGATTTACCTTAAAGCATGAAGTACAATGCCATGTATGTTTTATGTGATATAATGGGACTGAGATTTTT is a window from the Vigna unguiculata cultivar IT97K-499-35 chromosome 7, ASM411807v1, whole genome shotgun sequence genome containing:
- the LOC114190711 gene encoding traB domain-containing protein; translated protein: MKSIFPVFRSNPFSLSTTPLKPFKVSVKPPPPDFDYRREISEESRAAIAESHPELLDLADNGSLVLVQKKRFGPVPSWRTEFVEPEFIWLIGTSHVSKDSAMEVQRVVRALRPDNVVVELCRSRAGIMYVSDDEEPRKQLRSNMFSLSGTGFFGAVGRSINLGGQTALALRLLLAAFSSKISSDINRPFGDEFRAARKVSEEVGAQIVLGDRPIEITLQRAWKAMKWNEKLSLVLSIFRGIAFSSNISVNKLKEASSDDDKLQLYEQLSFSYPSLLSPLIHERDTYLAWSLKRSKAVNNSKRVVGVIGKGHMKGVIYALLCDTGNLRFRDLVGKDSSGDWISGLVKSLVRDTIIGIFLWALYEFINGGT